In Trifolium pratense cultivar HEN17-A07 linkage group LG7, ARS_RC_1.1, whole genome shotgun sequence, a genomic segment contains:
- the LOC123897857 gene encoding 50S ribosomal protein L7/L12-like codes for MSRNSIRFIKLIRSFSTEAIKISKPERIAEELLNLNRFERHDFTILWRLKMGLDRYGAPVAGPGPLGPTSSDPTSADATAAAAEKTAFDIKLEKYDAGAKIKIIKEVRSFTDLGLKEAKELVEKFPCVLKKGITKDEAGPIIEKLKELGATVVLE; via the coding sequence ATGTCACGAAACTCAATAAGATTCATCAAACTAATTCGCTCATTCTCCACCGAAGCAATCAAAATCTCCAAGCCAGAACGAATCGCAGAAGAGCTTCTCAACCTCAACAGATTCGAACGCCACGATTTCACCATCCTATGGAGACTCAAAATGGGCCTAGACCGTTACGGTGCACCGGTTGCCGGACCTGGTCCATTAGGTCCGACCTCATCCGATCCTACTTCCGCAGACGCAACCGCCGCTGCGGCCGAGAAAACTGCTTTTGATATTAAGCTTGAGAAATACGATGCTGGTGCTAAGATCAAGATAATTAAAGAGGTTAGGTCTTTTACTGATTTAGGGTTGAAGGAAGCTAAGGAATTGGTTGAGAAATTTCCTTGTGTTTTGAAGAAAGGGATTACTAAGGATGAAGCTGGTCCTATTATTGAAAAGCTTAAGGAATTGGGTGCTACTGTTGTTCTTGAGtga